The Caenorhabditis elegans chromosome II genome has a segment encoding these proteins:
- the col-20 gene encoding Nematode cuticle collagen N-terminal domain-containing protein (Confirmed by transcript evidence), whose protein sequence is MADEKSIKYAEADSVKKFAFFGVAVSTIATLTAIIAVPMLCLHMQNVQSGLQEELVFCKSKNADLKSEFFKLDKVRSNAVSDRQKRQSEYQCCSCGIGAAGAPGSPGEDGAPGDDGKPGNDGEPGRDSTDKDEKPTAADFCFDCPVGPAGPAGGPGPKGPPGPPGGHGEPGPAGRGGPRGPPGPGGPQGEAGEDGGAGNPGTPGQVRSLPSPPGEPGQPGEPGGPGEPGADGRPGHPGRAGPPGPPGDNGPNGEPGKDGEDGAPGAAGNAGAKGSCDHCPPPRTAPGY, encoded by the exons ATGGCCGACGAGAAGTCAATCAAGTACGCTGAGGCGGATTCCGTCAAAAAATTCGCCTTCTTcg GTGTGGCTGTTTCCACCATTGCCACCTTGACGGCTATCATTGCCGTGCCAATGCTCTGTCTGCACATGCAAAATGTGCAATCTGGCCTCCAAGAGGAGCTTGTCTTCTGTAAATCAAAGAATGCTGATCTTAAATCCGAATTCTTCAAGCTCGACAAGGTCCGATCTAACGCTGTTTCTGATCGTCAAAAGCGTCAGTCTGAGTACCAATGCTGTTCTTGCGGAATTGGAGCCGCCGGAGCCCCAGGATCTCCAGGAGAGGACGGAGCTCCAGGAGATGATGGAAAGCCAGGAAATGATGGAGAGCCAGGTCGCGATTCTACCGATAAGGACGAGAAGCCAACTGCCGCTGACTTCTGCTTCGATTGCCCAGttggaccagctggaccagcCGGAGGACCAGGACCAAagggaccaccaggaccaccaggaggaCACGGAGAaccaggaccagctggacgTGGAGGACCACGTGGCCCACCAGGACCAGGAGGACCACAAGGAGAGGCCGGAGAAGATGGAGGAGCCGGAAACCCAGGAACTCCAGGACAAGTTCGTTCTCTTCCATCCCCACCAGGAGAgccaggacaaccaggagaGCCAGGAGGTCCAGGAGAGCCAGGAGCCGATGGACGACCAGGACACCCAGGAAGAGCCGGACctccaggaccaccaggagacaATGGACCAAACGGAGAGCCAGGAAAGGACGGGGAGGATGGAGCTCCAGGAGCCGCAGGAAACGCCGGAGCCAAGGGATCTTGCGATCACTGCCCACCACCAAGAACTGCTCCAGGATATTAG
- the col-73 gene encoding Nematode cuticle collagen N-terminal domain-containing protein (Confirmed by transcript evidence) — MSQDDKQKLVEVETVKKFAFFGIAVSTVATLTAIVAVPMLCMYMQNVQSGLQDEINFCRTRSDSLRGEYTKLDQFRKAESREKRQTYQCCSCGIGPAGSVGNPGQDGAPGNDGRPGAPGAPGPDAPNEHVQPTPADFCFECPPGPAGNAGNPGPKGPPGQPGAPGEQGPNGRPGAPGAPGPQGPPGTAGNDGTPGQPGAPGQVRTVPAPPGNPGQPGEPGAQGPPGEDGRPGNSGPQGPPGPQGEPGQDGAPGNPGAPGEAGEPGKDGAKGGCDHCPIPRTAPGY; from the exons ATGAGCCAAGACGATAAGCAAAAGCTTGTGGAGGTCGAGACCGTGAAGAAATTCGCGTTCTTCGGAATTGCAGTCTCCACTGTTGCCACTTTGACAGCTATCGTTGCAGTCCCAATGCTTTGCATGTACATGCAAAACGTTCAATCCGGACTTCAAGATGAGATCAATTTCTGCCGTACTCGTTCCGACTCTCTTCGTGGAGAATACACCAAGCTCGATCAATTCCGTAAAGCTGAGAGCCGTGAGAAGCGTCAAACCTACCAATGCTGCTCTTGCGGAATTGGACCAGCTGGATCCGTTGGAAACCCAGGACAAGACGGAGCCCCAGGAAATGACGGAAgaccaggagccccaggagccccaggaccagATGCTCCAAATGAGCACGTTCAACCAACTCCAGCCGATTTCTGCTTCGAGTGCccaccaggaccagccggaAACGCCGGAAACCCAGGACCAAAGGGACcaccaggacagccaggagcaccaggagagCAAGGACCAAATGGACgcccaggagccccaggagccccaggaccacaaggaccaccaggaaCCGCAGGAAATGACGGAACtccaggacaaccaggagccCCCGGACAAGTCCGCACCGTCCCAGCCCCACCAGGTAAcccaggacagccaggagaGCCAGGAGCccaaggaccaccaggagagGATGGACGCCCAGGAAACtcaggaccacaaggaccaccaggaccacaaggagaGCCAGGACAAGATGGAGCTCCAGGAAacccaggagcaccaggagagGCTGGAGAGCCAGGAAAGGACGGAGCCAAGG GAGGATGCGATCACTGCCCAATCCCAAGAACTGCTCCAGGATATTAA
- the F11G11.15 gene encoding Ovule protein (Partially confirmed by transcript evidence) codes for MIHHVVASYSNPESAKLSGVYVQCRLHNHLSYFIVLYCTPLFNFVSLYLTFSIQKCPLTKYLLFLFLFIWIVINKMYLQYFHETC; via the coding sequence ATGATCCATCATGTAGTTGCCagttacagtaatcctgaAAGTGCAAAATTATCCGGGGTGTATGTTCAATGTCGGCTTCACAACCACCTATCGTATTTCATCGTTTTGTATTGTACCCCATTGTTCAATTTTGTCAGCTTATATCTCACTTTTTCTATACAAAAATGTccactaacaaaatatttgttattcctttttctatttatttggATTGTGatcaataaaatgtatttgcaatattttcatgaaacctgttga
- the F11G11.13 gene encoding arginine kinase (Confirmed by transcript evidence), translating to MKLQIRGIHGEYSDLKEGIYDISNKQRLGLTEYQAVRQMYDGLKKLIELWRKPPNKN from the exons ATGAAGCTTCAg ATTCGTGGAATTCACGGAGAATATTCGGATTTGAAGGAAGGAATCTATGACATCTCGAACAAGCAACGCCTTGGACTTACTGAGTATCAAGCCGTTCGTCAGATGTACGATGgattgaaaaagttgattgaGTTGTGGAGAAAGCCGCCGAATAAGAACTAG
- the gst-6 gene encoding putative glutathione S-transferase 6 (Confirmed by transcript evidence): protein MVHYKLVYFPLRARAEIARQIFAYAGQDYSEENLSFEQWPARKNNTPFGQLPILEVDGKPLGQSYAIARYLAREFGIAGQNDTEAAEVDAIADQFKDYLNDVSPYLTVLAGFKPGDKDQLRTDVFVPAFKKNFEFFENILASNHSGFFVGNSLTWVDLLISQHVQDILDKDLAVVEEFKKVLAHRKKVQSIDRIQKYIANRPDYPF from the exons atgGTTCACTACAAGCTCGTCTACTTCCCATTAAGAGCCCGTGCTGAAATTGCTCGACAAATCTTTGCCTATGCAGGACAGGATTATTCCGAGGAGAATCTGAGCTTTGAACAATGGCCAGCACGCAAAAATA acaCTCCATTCGGTCAATTgccaattttggaagtcgatgGAAAACCATTGGGACAGTCATATGCAATTGCTCGGTACTTGGCCAGAGAGTTCGGAATTGCTGGACAAAATGACACCGAGGCGGCAGAAGTGGATGCAATTGCTGATCAATTCAAGGATTATCTCAACGATGTCTCCCCATATTTAACAGTTCTTGCTGGATTCAAACCTGGAGACAAGGATCAACTGAGAACTGATGTTTTTGTTCCAGCTTTCAAAAagaatttcgagtttttcgaGAACATTCTGGCATCTAATCACAGTGGTTTCTTTGTTGGAAACTCTTTGACATGGGTGGATCTTTTGATTTCGCAGCACGTTCAAGATATTTTGGATAAAGATTTGGCAGTTGTTGAGGAGTTCAAGAAGGTTTTGGCACATCGTAAGAAGGTTCAGAGCATCGACAGAATTCAGAAGTATATTGCAAACCGTCCAGATTACCCATTCTAA
- the gst-7 gene encoding putative glutathione S-transferase 7 (Confirmed by transcript evidence), with protein sequence MVHYKVSYFPIRGAGEIARQILAYAGQDFEDNRIPKEEWPAVKPSTPFGQLPLLEVDGKVLAQSHAIARYLARQFGINGKCAWEEAQVNSVADQFKDYLNEVRPYFMVKMGFAEGDLDALAKDVFLPGFKKHYGFFANFLKSAGSGYLVGDSLTFVDLLVAQHTADLLAANAALLDEFPQFKAHQEKVHSNANIKKWLETRPVTPF encoded by the exons ATGGTCCACTACAAGGTATCGTACTTCCCAATTCGTGGAGCTGGAGAGATTGCTCGTCAGATCTTGGCCTACGCTGGACAAGACTTCGAGGACAACAGAATCCCAAAGGAGGAATGGCCAGCTGTCAAGCCAA gcacTCCATTCGGACAGCTTCCACTCCTTGAAGTTGACGGAAAGGTTCTTGCCCAATCTCATGCTATCGCCCGTTACTTGGCTCGTCAGTTCGGAATCAATGGAAAGTGTGCATGGGAGGAGGCTCAAGTCAACTCGGTTGCTGATCAATTCAAGGATTACCTCAACGAAGTTCGTCCATACTTCATGGTGAAGATGGGATTTGCTGAAGGAGATCTCGATGCTCTTGCCAAGGACGTCTTCCTTCCAGGATTCAAGAAGCACTATGGATTCTTTGCTAACTTCCTCAAGTCGGCTGGATCCGGATACTTGGTTGGAGACTCTTTGACCTTTGTCGACTTGCTCGTCGCTCAGCACACTGCTGATCTTCTGGCTGCCAACGCAGCTCTTCTCGATGAATTCCCACAATTCAAGGCTCATCAGGAAAAGGTTCACTCGAATGCCAACATCAAGAAGTGGTTGGAGACTCGTCCAGTTACTCCATTCTAA
- the gst-8 gene encoding putative glutathione S-transferase 8 (Confirmed by transcript evidence), translating to MVHYKLSYFPIRGAGEVIRQIFVYAGQSFEDHRISIEEWAAVKPTTPFGQLPLLEVDGKVLPQSHSIARFLARQFGINGKCAWEEAQVNSIADQFKDYRNEVRPYVMVKMGFAEGDLDALSKDVFLPGFKKHYGFIYNFLKTAGSGYLVGDSLTFVDLLIAQHTADILSTDPALLEEFPQFKAHQEKVHSNANIKKWLETRPETQF from the exons ATGGTCCACTACAAGCTATCATATTTCCCCATCCGTGGAGCTGGAGAGGTTATTCGACAGATATTTGTATATGCTGGACAAAGCTTTGAGGATCATAGAATTTCAATAGAGGAATGGGCAGCTGTCAAACCAA CCACCCCATTCGGGCAACTTCCACTTCTAGAGGTCGATGGAAAGGTTCTTCCACAATCTCATTCTATCGCTCGCTTTTTGGCTCGTCAATTCGGAATCAATGGAAAGTGTGCATGGGAGGAGGCTCAAGTCAACTCGATCGCTGATCAGTTCAAAGATTATCGCAACGAAGTTCGTCCATATGTGATGGTGAAGATGGGATTTGCTGAAGGAGATCTTGATGCTCTTTCCAAGGATGTCTTTCTTCCAGGATTCAAGAAGCACTACGGATTCATTTATAATTTCCTTAAAACTGCAGGATCCGGTTACTTGGTTGGAGACTCGCTGACGTTTGTGGATTTGCTCATTGCTCAGCACACTGCGGATATATTGAGTACTGATCCAGCTCTTCTCGAAGAATTCCCACAATTTAAGGCGCATCAGGAGAAGGTTCATTCAAATGCCAATATCAAGAAGTGGTTGGAAACTCGTCCAGAGACTCAATTCTAA
- the R05F9.7 gene encoding Serpentine Receptor, class E (Epsilon) (Partially confirmed by transcript evidence) has product MHIIQEFLAKILSLLAEPIPLVEGQWLNITFDVPILVDINAPLTPTLQFIYASESILICVGMFLMVYFNYFVKSFQIVHLNLQYLFLLFTTLYIFGSLARFYMILVQLKFVTDLDTPYLLVAGILRMEHYGVSLSAILVVTIERAFATYYVVDYETKHRCWVAAFCALVSLTYTQCFVIPICFFEASLLYIILFASLWAVFSNIVLMCLYYYNVQESKRLSWKAENLRKMKNVNYTLSKKFQVEENVKIIKYLQVMSSMLVFLIFFVIIFIVVPRVYLGSKTYSGQVMISLFDINLALGAILIPSVCVLHLRKTRDMPFSGKIHCLNKRRDDRQVNPITVFEDVTKSYFDQFQTSWR; this is encoded by the exons ATGCACATTATCCAGGAATTTCTTGCCAAAATTCTCTCACTACTTGCTGAGCCAATTCCATTGGTGGAGGGCCAATGGCTCAATATCACATTTGATGTGCCAATTTTAGTGGATATAAATGCTCCATTGACGCCAACACTACAGTTTATTTATGCATCTGAAAGTATTTTGATTTGTGTTGGAATGTTTCTAATggtttatttcaattattttgtgaaaagtttccaaattgtACATTTGAATTTACAATATCTATTTTTGCTCTTCACGactttatatatttttggaagtctGGCCAGATTCTACATGATTTTGGTTCAATTAAAGTTTGTCACAg atctcgacACGCCGTATCTCCTCGTAGCGGGAATATTGAGAATGGAACATTATGGAGTTAGTTTAAGTGCAATTTTAGTAGTAACTATTGAACGAGCATTTGCAACTTATTATGTGGTCGATTATGAAACGAAGCACAGATGTTGGGTTGCTGCATTTTGTGCTTTGGTCAGCCTAACCTATACTCAATGTTTTGTGATTCCCATTTGTTTCT TTGAAGCTTCTTTGTTGTATATTATTCTATTCGCATCACTATGGGCAGTTTTCTCAAACATT gttttaatGTGCCTTTACTATTATAATGTACAAGAATCCAAGAGATTATCATGGAAAGCTGAGAATcttcggaaaatgaaaaatgtaaattataCATTGAGCAAGAAGTTTCAAGTtgaagaaaatgtgaaaattattaaatatcTGCAAGTTATGAGCTCCATGTTggtttttctcatattttttgttattatatTTATTGTAGTTCCTAGAGTATATCTGGGTTCAAAAACATATTCGGGTCAAGTTAtgatttcactttttgatattaaTTTGGCACTTGGTGCAATTCTAATTCCTTCCGTTTGCGTTTTACATTTACGGAAAACTAGAGATATGCCATTTTCT gggAAAATCCATTGTTTGAATAAGAGACGCGATGACCGTCAGGTGAACCCGATTACTGTATTTGAAGACGTTACAAAATCATATTTCGATCAATTTCAAACATCTTGGCGATGA